In a genomic window of Gopherus evgoodei ecotype Sinaloan lineage unplaced genomic scaffold, rGopEvg1_v1.p scaffold_130_arrow_ctg1, whole genome shotgun sequence:
- the LOC115639818 gene encoding olfactory receptor 6B1-like: MHLIDKAEEDNQTVITEFILLGFGNLPELQVLLFLVFLVIYIVTVSGNILIIALIVADQHLHTPMYFFLGNLSCLETCYTSTILPRLLVSLLTGDRTISVSGCFAQFYCFVSLAATECYLLAAMSYDRYVAICKPLRYAALMNGRLCLQLAAGSWISGFLICVIMMCFMSQLTFCGPSEIDHFFCDFSPMLKLSCSDTSMITLVSFILASLDSPCPFLLTVTSYVCIIATILRIPSTTGRQKAFSTCSSHLIVVTVFYGTLMTVYLLPKTNTLKALNKVFSVFYTVLTPMLNPLIYSLRNKEVKEALRKVIR; the protein is encoded by the coding sequence ATGCACCTCATAGACAAAGCAGAAGAGGACAATCAAACGgtcatcacagaattcatcctcctgggattcgggaatctccctgaactgcaggtccttctcttcctggtgtttctggtgatctacattgtgaccgtgtctgggaacatcctcatcattgCGCTaattgtggctgatcagcaccttcacacccccatgtacttctttctgGGGAACTtatcctgcttggagacctgctacacatccaccatcctgcccaggttactggtcagtctcctgactggagacagaaccatttctgtcagTGGCTGTTTTGCACAGTTTTATTGCTTTGTTTCTCTGGCAGCTACAGAATGTTATCTCCTAGCAGCGATGTCTTATGATAGGTATGTAGCGATATGCAAACCCCTGCGTTATGCAGCCCTGATGAATGGCAGGTTGTGCCTCCAGCTAGCAGCAGGGTCTTGGATAAGTGGATTTCTAATTTGTGTAATAATGATGTGTTTTATGTCACAATTAACATTCTGTGGCCccagtgaaattgaccatttcttttgtgatttttctccaatgctaaaactctcctgcagtgacaccagcaTGATCACACTGGTTAGTTTCATACTCGCCTCCTTAGACTCGCCTTGCCCATTTCTATTAACTGTGACGTCCTATGTTTGTATCATTGCTActatcctgagaatcccttccactactgggaggcaaaaggccttttccacctgctcctctcacctcattgtggttacAGTTTTCTATGGGACCCTAATGACTGTGTATCTGCTACCAAAAACCAATACACTGAAAGccctgaacaaagtgttctctgtcttctacacagtcTTGACACCCATGctcaaccccctcatctacagcctgcgaaacaaagaggtgaaggaggccctgagaaaaGTCATCCGTTAA